One window of bacterium genomic DNA carries:
- a CDS encoding adenylosuccinate synthase has translation MACVIIVGAQWGDEGKGKIVDLFTQSVSAVVRFQGGNNAGHTLVVNGEKTVLHLIPSGILRDNVTCMIGNGVVVDPEILLKEITNLKARGLLKNDAQLVISDQAHLIMPYHKKLDQLREERSGSKKIGTTGRGIGPAYEDKMARKGIRFCDLEIPEVFQEKVENLLKRRNERFSKMFNTEPFDAAIIVKSYLGFYQELKKYVGNVSVNVSELIKSKKHVLFEGAQGTSLDVDHGTYPFVTSSNTVAGGAMSGAGVGPTVITDVIGIAKAYTTRVGMGPFPTELLNEEGKYLQEKGGEVGSTTGRTRRCGWLDLVGLKHAVRINGLTGLALTKLDVLSGLKNIKYCKAYSYNGKILNELPANLHVLEKCEPVYEELPGWNDDISKVRKLEEMPAQVLKYVKIIETFLGIPVILLSVGPERGQDIIIRHPFE, from the coding sequence ATGGCCTGTGTAATTATTGTAGGAGCGCAGTGGGGTGATGAGGGTAAGGGGAAGATTGTAGATCTTTTTACCCAAAGCGTTTCTGCTGTAGTGCGTTTTCAGGGTGGTAATAATGCGGGTCACACTTTAGTAGTAAACGGCGAAAAAACAGTTCTTCATCTTATTCCTTCCGGGATTTTGCGTGATAACGTGACGTGCATGATTGGTAACGGTGTTGTTGTAGATCCCGAAATACTTCTTAAAGAAATTACTAATCTTAAAGCCCGCGGCCTTCTTAAAAATGATGCGCAGCTTGTTATTTCCGATCAGGCGCATCTTATTATGCCATATCATAAAAAATTGGATCAATTGCGCGAAGAGCGGAGCGGTTCTAAAAAAATTGGTACCACTGGTAGAGGCATTGGGCCTGCTTACGAAGATAAAATGGCACGGAAGGGAATTAGATTTTGCGATTTGGAAATTCCCGAAGTGTTTCAAGAAAAAGTTGAAAATTTACTTAAACGTCGTAACGAACGTTTTAGCAAAATGTTTAACACCGAGCCATTTGATGCTGCCATTATTGTTAAATCGTATTTAGGTTTTTATCAGGAGCTCAAAAAATACGTGGGCAATGTATCGGTAAATGTGAGCGAGCTTATTAAAAGTAAAAAACATGTTTTGTTTGAAGGTGCACAGGGAACAAGTTTAGATGTAGATCATGGGACCTATCCCTTTGTAACATCCTCTAATACGGTAGCTGGTGGGGCCATGAGTGGGGCGGGTGTTGGGCCAACGGTGATTACCGATGTGATTGGTATTGCTAAAGCCTATACCACACGTGTGGGCATGGGTCCTTTTCCCACCGAGTTGTTAAACGAAGAAGGAAAATATTTGCAGGAAAAAGGTGGCGAAGTGGGCAGCACAACAGGTCGTACGCGTCGTTGTGGTTGGCTCGACTTGGTAGGTTTAAAGCATGCAGTTCGTATTAATGGACTTACGGGTTTAGCGTTAACAAAGCTTGATGTTTTAAGTGGGCTTAAAAATATTAAATATTGCAAGGCGTACTCGTACAACGGAAAAATTTTAAACGAATTACCGGCTAATTTGCATGTTCTAGAAAAATGCGAACCTGTTTACGAAGAGCTGCCGGGTTGGAACGACGATATTTCTAAAGTAAGAAAATTAGAAGAAATGCCCGCTCAAGTTTTAAAGTATGTGAAGATTATTGAAACCTTTTTAGGCATTCCGGTTATCCTATTATCGGTAGGTCCCGAGCGCGGCCAAGACATTATTATCCGTCATCCCTTTGAATAG